From Ficedula albicollis isolate OC2 chromosome 5, FicAlb1.5, whole genome shotgun sequence, one genomic window encodes:
- the SLC25A29 gene encoding mitochondrial basic amino acids transporter has translation MMGLTFINALVFGVQGNTLRALGKDTPLNQFLAGSAAGAIQCVICCPMELAKTRMQLQGTGEYKLKTKNYKNSLDCLIKIYQKEGLRGINRGMVSTFIRETPSFGFYFLTYDCMTRYLGCEAEDSYVIPKLLFSGGMSGIVSWLSTYPMDVIKSRLQADGVGGVTQYKGILDCVRKSYHEEGWRVFTRGLTSTLLRAFPVNAATFATVTVFLMYMKSEDNLPECEPGPVIHQPSSL, from the coding sequence ATGATGGGACTTACGTTCATTAACGCGCTGGTGTTCGGGGTGCAAGGAAACACCCTTCGTGCTCTGGGCAAAGACACTCCTCTGAACCAGTTCCTTGCAGGGTCAGCAGCAGGGGCCATCCAGTGTGTCATCTGCTGTCCCATGGAGCTGGCAAAGACAAGGATGCAGCTTCAAGGAACGGGAGAATATAAACTAAAAACGAAGAACTACAAAAATTCTCTGGACTGTTTGATCAAAATCTATCaaaaggaagggctgagggGTATCAACAGGGGCATGGTCTCTACCTTCATAAGAGAAACTCCAAGCTTTGGCTTTTACTTCCTGACCTATGACTGCATGACTCGGTACCTGGGCTGCGAGGCTGAAGACAGTTACGTCATTCCcaaactgctgttttctggaGGGATGTCGGGAATCGTGTCGTGGCTCTCCACCTATCCCATGGATGTGATCAAATCCCGGCTCCAGGCCGACGGTGTAGGAGGGGTCACCCAGTACAAGGGCATCCTGGACTGTGTCAGGAAGAGTTACCACGAGGAGGGCTGGAGGGTGTTCACCAGAGGCCTCACCTCCACGCTCCTCCGTGCTTTTCCCGTCAATGCAGCCACCTTTGCCACTGTCACCGTGTTCCTAATGTACATGAAGTCAGAAGACAACCTTCCTGAATGTGAACCAGGCCCAGTAATCCACCAGCCTTCCAGTTTGTGA